The following proteins are co-located in the Rippkaea orientalis PCC 8801 genome:
- a CDS encoding AMP-binding protein — protein sequence MFIHTIHQKSIINHLSEASTLVDILLWRSYDQPDKRAYTFLQDGETESGSLTYRELDLKARKIATYLQSLGATQERALLLYPPGLEFIVAFFGCLYAGVIAVPLYPPKRNQKLSRLQAVIADAGAKFALTTQSILENVEIHFSETPDLAALNWLATEQKIESDPEQWQQLDIKKDSLAFLQYTSGSTGTPKGVMVSHGNLLNNSEYIKQAFELNQDSVSISWLPSFHDMGLIDGVIQPIYTGFLGVLMPSVAFLQKPIRWLEGISHYRATHSGGPNFAYDLCVQKITPEQKENLDLSSWLSAYSGAEPVRQDTIKRFTESFKCCGFQEKFFYPCYGMAETTLMISGGLLGNEPSYCSVQVELLQKHLVTEIATGEKTNQKVQHFVSCGQSWLDTKIIIANPKTLTECREEQVGEIWVSGSSVAQGYWNRPQQTQETFQAYLATGAGPFLRTGDLGFLKDRELFITGRLKDVIIIRGRNHYPQDIELTVERSHEALKPNSGAAFTVEVEGEERLVIVQEVERSYLRKLDVDEVIEAIRRDISQEHELQVYAIALIKTMSIPKTSSGKIQRHSCKLQFLNNTLSIVSSNIFAYKQTVEESEQEDLPELETILKEKVSLGEIRNLIASILQIKESQIFLNRPLNRLGIDSIQAAEIKYQIEVKYGLVISMESFLDDINLIELITNCSKSTELSTTESTKDKKNETQEILNNLNLLSEQEIDELLKRMS from the coding sequence ATGTTTATCCATACGATTCATCAAAAATCTATCATCAATCATTTATCTGAAGCATCTACCTTAGTCGATATTCTGCTATGGCGATCCTATGATCAACCCGATAAAAGAGCCTATACTTTTTTACAAGATGGAGAAACCGAATCAGGAAGTTTAACCTATAGAGAACTAGACTTAAAAGCCAGAAAAATTGCCACTTACTTGCAATCTTTAGGCGCGACACAGGAACGGGCTTTACTACTTTATCCTCCTGGATTAGAATTTATTGTGGCTTTCTTCGGCTGCTTGTATGCCGGAGTCATTGCGGTTCCTCTCTATCCCCCGAAGCGAAATCAGAAGTTATCGAGACTGCAAGCAGTCATCGCTGATGCGGGAGCAAAATTCGCTTTAACCACCCAATCTATTTTAGAAAATGTGGAAATCCATTTCTCTGAAACCCCTGATTTAGCCGCTTTGAATTGGTTAGCAACGGAGCAAAAAATAGAGAGTGATCCCGAACAGTGGCAACAACTCGACATTAAAAAAGATTCCCTTGCGTTTTTGCAATATACTTCCGGCTCAACTGGAACCCCTAAAGGGGTAATGGTCAGTCATGGCAATCTATTGAACAACTCAGAATATATTAAACAAGCTTTTGAACTTAACCAAGATAGTGTATCAATTAGTTGGCTGCCAAGTTTTCATGATATGGGACTAATTGACGGTGTTATTCAGCCAATTTATACAGGATTTTTAGGGGTTCTAATGCCTTCGGTGGCTTTTCTTCAAAAGCCAATTCGCTGGTTAGAGGGAATTAGTCACTACAGAGCTACCCATTCCGGTGGACCAAATTTTGCTTATGATTTATGTGTTCAAAAAATAACTCCCGAACAAAAAGAAAATCTAGATTTAAGCAGTTGGCTAAGTGCCTATAGTGGTGCAGAACCCGTCCGCCAAGACACCATTAAACGATTTACAGAATCCTTTAAATGTTGTGGCTTTCAAGAAAAGTTTTTCTATCCTTGCTACGGAATGGCGGAAACAACGTTAATGATTTCAGGGGGACTCCTTGGTAATGAGCCAAGTTACTGCTCTGTCCAAGTTGAGCTATTACAAAAGCATTTAGTCACAGAAATTGCTACTGGGGAGAAAACAAACCAGAAAGTTCAACATTTTGTCAGTTGCGGACAATCTTGGCTAGATACCAAAATTATTATTGCTAATCCCAAAACCTTAACTGAATGTAGAGAAGAGCAAGTAGGAGAAATTTGGGTATCTGGGTCTAGTGTAGCCCAAGGCTATTGGAATCGACCTCAACAAACTCAAGAAACGTTTCAAGCTTATTTAGCCACAGGTGCAGGACCCTTTCTCAGAACAGGAGATTTAGGCTTCCTTAAGGATAGAGAATTATTTATTACGGGAAGACTCAAAGATGTTATTATCATTAGAGGAAGGAATCACTACCCCCAAGATATCGAATTAACGGTTGAGAGAAGTCATGAAGCTTTAAAACCTAATTCTGGTGCTGCTTTTACTGTAGAAGTTGAAGGTGAAGAAAGATTAGTTATTGTTCAAGAAGTAGAACGGAGTTATCTACGCAAACTTGATGTTGATGAAGTGATAGAAGCTATTCGTAGGGATATATCCCAAGAACATGAATTACAAGTGTATGCGATCGCTCTCATCAAAACCATGAGCATTCCCAAAACATCTAGCGGAAAGATTCAACGTCATAGCTGTAAGTTGCAGTTCTTGAATAATACTTTATCTATTGTTTCCTCTAATATTTTTGCGTATAAACAGACAGTTGAAGAATCTGAACAAGAAGATTTACCTGAATTAGAGACTATATTAAAAGAGAAAGTTTCCCTAGGAGAGATTCGTAATTTAATTGCTTCAATTTTGCAGATAAAAGAATCTCAAATATTCTTGAACCGTCCTCTAAATAGATTAGGAATTGATTCAATTCAAGCGGCGGAGATCAAGTATCAGATTGAGGTTAAATACGGTTTAGTGATTTCCATGGAAAGCTTTTTAGATGACATTAACTTGATTGAATTAATCACTAATTGTTCAAAATCAACTGAATTGTCAACAACAGAATCAACCAAAGATAAAAAAAATGAAACCCAGGAAATACTCAATAATCTAAACCTACTTTCAGAACAAGAAATTGATGAATTACTTAAAAGAATGTCTTAG
- the purL gene encoding phosphoribosylformylglycinamidine synthase subunit PurL — protein MTSPFSPEEIASEGIKPQEYEEIVQRLGRHPNKAELGMFGVMWSEHCCYKNSRPLLKQFPTTGDRILVGPGENAGVVDLGDGLQLAFKIESHNHPSAVEPFQGAATGVGGILRDIFTMGARPIAILNSLRFGNLEDAKTRRLFAGVVEGISHYGNCVGVPTVGGEVYFDPAYSGNPLVNAMALGLMETPEIVKSGASGIGNPVLYVGSTTGRDGMGGASFASAELTDKSMDDRPAVQVGDPFLEKSLIEACLEAFKTGAVVAAQDMGAAGITCSTSEMAANGGVGIELDLDKIPVRETGMVPYEYLLSESQERMLFVAQKGREQELIDIFHRWGLQAVVAGTVIQEPIVRILFHGEIAAEIPANALADNTPIYHRELPENPPDYAQKAWQWTPESLPNCTADGIQINGQLKSWNEILLQLLDSPSIASKKWVYRQYDHQVQNNTVILPGGADAAVIRVRPIDAKPETCKIGVAATTDCNSRYVYLDPYEGAKAAVAEAARNLSCVGAEPLAVTDNLNFGSPENSTGYWQLALACQGISEACRELKTPVTGGNVSLYNETVDSNGNPQPIYPTPVIGMVGLIPDITKICGQGWQKVGDLIYVLGINNQPTLGGSEYLATVHGIVAGHPPKVDFNQERLVQKLCREGIRQGWIKSAHDCAEGGLIIALAESCISGKLGAKIQLDLINNKRLDEVLFGEVAGQIIVSISPEYQSQWETYLKQELQQNWQKIGEVSANHLTVTISDLFVITSNIQQMIETWEIAIEKRLKI, from the coding sequence ATGACAAGCCCCTTTAGCCCCGAAGAAATCGCCTCAGAAGGCATCAAACCCCAAGAATATGAAGAAATTGTCCAACGCCTCGGCCGTCACCCCAACAAGGCAGAATTAGGGATGTTTGGGGTCATGTGGTCAGAACACTGCTGTTACAAAAATTCCCGACCCCTCCTCAAACAATTTCCCACCACAGGCGATCGCATTCTCGTTGGTCCCGGAGAAAATGCCGGCGTAGTAGACTTAGGCGACGGACTCCAACTAGCCTTCAAAATTGAATCCCATAACCATCCCTCCGCCGTCGAACCCTTCCAAGGCGCGGCCACAGGGGTTGGCGGTATCCTCAGAGACATCTTTACCATGGGAGCCCGTCCCATCGCCATTTTAAATTCCCTGCGCTTCGGGAATTTAGAAGATGCCAAAACCCGTCGACTCTTTGCGGGTGTCGTTGAAGGGATCTCCCACTATGGTAACTGTGTCGGCGTACCCACCGTCGGAGGCGAAGTCTATTTTGATCCTGCCTATAGCGGCAACCCCCTAGTCAACGCGATGGCTTTAGGACTGATGGAAACCCCCGAAATCGTCAAATCTGGGGCATCAGGCATCGGAAACCCCGTTTTATACGTTGGATCAACCACTGGACGCGATGGCATGGGAGGGGCAAGTTTTGCCAGCGCGGAACTCACCGATAAGTCCATGGACGATCGCCCGGCCGTACAAGTCGGTGATCCCTTTTTGGAAAAATCCCTCATTGAAGCCTGTTTAGAAGCCTTTAAAACCGGGGCAGTCGTCGCTGCGCAAGATATGGGCGCGGCCGGTATTACCTGTTCCACCTCCGAAATGGCTGCCAATGGGGGAGTCGGTATTGAATTGGACTTAGATAAAATTCCCGTCCGTGAAACAGGAATGGTTCCCTACGAATACCTGTTATCAGAGTCCCAAGAAAGAATGTTATTTGTTGCCCAAAAAGGTCGGGAACAGGAATTAATTGACATCTTTCACCGTTGGGGACTCCAGGCAGTCGTTGCCGGAACAGTAATTCAAGAACCCATCGTCAGAATTTTATTTCATGGAGAAATCGCTGCGGAAATTCCCGCTAATGCCCTAGCCGATAATACCCCCATTTATCATCGAGAATTGCCAGAAAATCCCCCCGACTATGCCCAAAAAGCTTGGCAATGGACACCAGAAAGTTTGCCTAATTGTACAGCCGACGGGATTCAAATTAATGGTCAATTAAAAAGCTGGAATGAGATTCTTTTACAGTTATTAGATAGTCCCTCCATTGCTTCTAAAAAATGGGTCTATCGTCAGTATGATCATCAAGTGCAAAATAATACCGTAATCTTGCCTGGAGGGGCAGATGCAGCAGTTATTCGAGTGCGTCCTATTGATGCTAAACCAGAAACTTGTAAAATTGGCGTAGCTGCCACAACAGACTGTAATTCTCGCTATGTTTATCTTGATCCCTATGAAGGGGCAAAAGCAGCCGTCGCAGAAGCAGCAAGAAATCTGAGTTGTGTGGGGGCTGAACCCTTAGCAGTGACGGATAATCTTAATTTTGGTAGTCCTGAAAACTCCACGGGATACTGGCAATTAGCCTTAGCTTGTCAAGGCATTTCTGAAGCGTGTCGAGAATTAAAAACTCCCGTTACCGGAGGCAATGTTTCTCTTTATAATGAAACCGTCGATAGTAACGGAAATCCTCAACCTATCTATCCTACTCCCGTTATTGGTATGGTGGGATTAATTCCAGATATTACTAAAATTTGTGGTCAAGGCTGGCAAAAAGTCGGCGACTTGATTTATGTTTTAGGCATCAACAATCAGCCTACGTTGGGAGGATCAGAATATTTAGCAACTGTCCATGGAATTGTAGCCGGACACCCCCCTAAAGTTGACTTTAATCAGGAACGTTTAGTCCAAAAACTTTGCCGTGAAGGTATTCGTCAAGGTTGGATAAAATCGGCTCATGATTGCGCAGAAGGTGGGTTAATCATTGCCCTTGCTGAATCTTGTATTAGTGGAAAATTAGGAGCAAAAATCCAGCTTGATTTAATTAATAACAAGCGGTTAGATGAAGTTTTATTTGGAGAAGTTGCTGGACAAATTATTGTTTCAATTAGTCCTGAATATCAAAGCCAATGGGAAACCTATCTTAAGCAAGAATTACAGCAAAATTGGCAAAAAATAGGAGAAGTTTCTGCTAACCATTTAACCGTTACTATTTCAGATTTATTCGTGATTACTAGCAATATTCAGCAAATGATTGAAACTTGGGAAATCGCTATTGAAAAGCGGTTGAAAATTTAG
- a CDS encoding restriction endonuclease, translating to MRKKGSQFLRFIIPLIEVLKANGGSATSNEATDLVIEKTNISEDEQQEVLKNGTSRIRNQVAWARSYLVKTDYLNSSTRGVWSLTEKGLNTDIEKIIPLSIYKEVQGKYIKKTSSTNLEEINNNKLELIEEAEQQDQNYRVELLNLLKNLSPSGFERLTQRLLREAGFQNVVVTGKTGDGGIDGHGILQINPLVSFKVMFQCKRFQNSVSPSQIRDFRGAIIGRAEKGIFITTGTYTINAKEEARRDGVVPIELVDGEQLVKMFEQLELGLQVTKTFEINHEFFRQYKSVE from the coding sequence ATGAGAAAAAAAGGATCACAATTTTTGAGATTTATAATTCCACTTATTGAAGTTTTAAAAGCTAATGGCGGTTCTGCAACTTCAAATGAAGCAACTGATTTAGTGATTGAGAAAACCAATATTTCAGAAGATGAACAACAGGAAGTATTAAAAAACGGTACTTCAAGAATTAGAAATCAAGTCGCTTGGGCAAGAAGTTATCTTGTAAAAACTGATTACTTAAATTCATCTACAAGAGGTGTTTGGAGTTTAACAGAAAAAGGATTAAATACAGATATTGAGAAAATTATTCCTCTTTCGATTTATAAGGAGGTTCAAGGCAAGTACATTAAAAAAACATCATCTACTAATCTAGAAGAAATAAATAACAATAAGTTGGAATTAATAGAAGAAGCAGAACAGCAAGATCAAAATTATAGAGTTGAGCTACTAAACTTATTAAAAAATCTATCACCTAGTGGATTTGAAAGATTAACACAAAGGCTATTGAGAGAAGCAGGTTTTCAAAATGTTGTTGTTACAGGAAAAACTGGCGATGGTGGAATAGATGGTCACGGAATTTTACAAATTAATCCATTGGTTAGTTTTAAGGTGATGTTTCAGTGTAAAAGATTTCAGAACTCAGTATCACCATCACAAATCAGAGATTTTCGTGGAGCAATAATTGGAAGAGCAGAAAAAGGAATTTTTATTACTACAGGTACATATACAATAAATGCTAAGGAAGAAGCAAGAAGAGATGGTGTTGTTCCAATTGAACTTGTTGACGGGGAACAATTAGTTAAAATGTTTGAACAGCTAGAATTGGGATTACAAGTCACGAAAACATTTGAAATAAATCATGAGTTTTTTCGTCAATATAAATCAGTAGAATGA
- a CDS encoding DUF29 domain-containing protein: protein MTNVYETDFIKWTQEQAQALKEHNIAALDWENLKEEIEDLGNEKLNAVNSLLKRLIEHRLKLDYSQEIYPRNHWIKEVDNFQDEIEDRLTQTLLNKLDINKQYERARRVVLREYNLDIPQQCTYTFEELMVRYPLED from the coding sequence ATGACTAATGTTTATGAAACCGATTTTATTAAATGGACACAAGAACAAGCACAAGCGTTAAAGGAACATAATATTGCAGCGTTGGACTGGGAAAATTTAAAAGAGGAGATAGAAGACTTGGGAAATGAGAAACTCAATGCGGTTAATAGTTTGCTAAAACGACTCATCGAACATCGACTTAAATTAGATTATTCTCAAGAAATTTATCCCCGCAATCATTGGATCAAAGAAGTGGATAATTTTCAAGATGAGATTGAAGATAGATTAACCCAGACATTATTAAATAAATTGGATATTAATAAACAGTATGAGCGCGCTAGACGAGTTGTTCTAAGGGAATATAACCTCGATATTCCTCAACAGTGTACCTATACGTTTGAGGAATTAATGGTTAGATATCCTTTGGAAGATTAA
- a CDS encoding type II toxin-antitoxin system HicB family antitoxin: MLTYKGYTGNIEIDLDTGILFGRVLDIKDVITFQGQTVEEARQEFYNSIDDYLEFCEELGETPEQPLADQLTFQKTP; encoded by the coding sequence ATGTTAACGTATAAAGGCTATACTGGTAATATTGAGATCGATCTTGATACTGGTATTTTATTTGGTCGTGTACTTGATATTAAAGATGTTATTACGTTTCAAGGACAGACTGTTGAAGAAGCACGTCAAGAATTTTACAATTCCATCGATGATTATTTAGAATTTTGTGAAGAGTTAGGAGAAACCCCGGAACAACCATTAGCAGATCAATTAACTTTTCAGAAAACTCCATAA
- a CDS encoding transglutaminase TgpA family protein, which yields MENSPSKQLSFFEKLTQTIGSTPLPPTEESLALRILVQALVIVGIIATDVAAETQMSLWAIPLSIVGATWSWYRRNYRNITIKFFLALGMLVVLFVFLINLAQNSNDTRLALAGLLIQLQVLHSFDLPRRKDLGYSMVIGLILLGVAGTVSQTLVFALWLFLFLAIALPTLVLDYRSRLGLKAVDQQFFKQFSLSSRSSSPLSLRRLVWILGITVGLGLTIFAIMPRFPGYQLQTFPMSSPVDADSQRFDNQNRNILNPGYARNGQEKGGQGLGKGTSPTEGKGQVDPTYYYGFNDKINQNLRGQMEPKIVLRIRSQAPGFWQALSFDKYTGQRWEISGDKKLQMLERDPWSPRFYLSPPSTYMNTKRVIQSYTAVADLPNVIPSLFAPKYLYFPAKEIGQDPQKNLRSPIGLLEGLTYTVISEVPERDRTKLRKVVTDYSEQIKKLYLQIPPQIAEKVRQKTLELLAKSEKPLESVYEKALFLAQELKQKYRLQPDLPFFDDAEDLVTSFLFKHEGGYPDHFSTTLTIMLRSIGIPARLTVGFGQGQFNPFTGFYIVKNTDAYALTEVYFPHVGWYSFDPIPGHDLIPPSFEEDQTFSVLKQFWNWIAGWLPSPIANFLAILWTKVLGGFFSFLLWLWHFISGSLIGVFVGLVLTIIVGFLGWLGWGQLATLGYRRRLAKLPPMARLYEQMLGVLKEKGYPKHPAQTPLEYVQVSRQHQSSEQADIIEEISQAYVSWRYGENPQNLDYLKQQFQALMRSLKRGKSSS from the coding sequence ATGGAAAATAGCCCCTCAAAGCAATTATCTTTTTTTGAGAAATTAACCCAAACAATCGGTTCAACGCCCCTACCGCCTACAGAAGAGTCCTTAGCGTTGCGAATTTTAGTCCAGGCCTTAGTGATTGTCGGAATTATTGCTACCGATGTTGCTGCCGAAACCCAGATGAGTTTGTGGGCAATTCCTCTGAGTATTGTCGGGGCGACTTGGAGTTGGTATCGTCGCAACTATCGCAACATTACCATCAAGTTTTTCCTAGCCCTAGGAATGCTAGTGGTTTTATTTGTTTTCTTGATTAATTTAGCGCAAAATTCTAATGATACTCGCCTAGCATTAGCGGGCTTATTAATACAATTACAGGTACTTCATAGCTTTGATTTACCTCGACGCAAAGACTTAGGCTACTCGATGGTCATTGGTTTAATTCTACTCGGAGTCGCGGGAACCGTTTCTCAAACCCTGGTATTTGCCCTGTGGCTGTTCCTTTTCTTAGCGATCGCCCTTCCTACCCTAGTCCTTGATTATCGTTCCCGTTTAGGCTTAAAAGCCGTTGATCAGCAGTTTTTCAAGCAATTTAGCTTATCGTCTCGATCGAGTTCTCCCCTCTCATTACGTCGTCTGGTTTGGATTTTGGGGATTACCGTGGGGTTAGGACTAACCATTTTTGCCATTATGCCCCGGTTTCCAGGGTATCAGTTACAAACCTTTCCCATGAGTAGTCCAGTAGATGCCGACAGTCAACGCTTTGATAATCAAAACCGCAATATTTTGAATCCTGGTTATGCCAGAAATGGTCAAGAAAAGGGAGGTCAGGGGTTAGGAAAAGGGACAAGTCCAACAGAAGGAAAAGGGCAAGTAGATCCCACTTATTATTATGGATTTAATGACAAGATCAATCAAAATCTGCGGGGTCAAATGGAACCCAAAATTGTCTTGCGGATTCGTTCTCAAGCCCCGGGTTTTTGGCAAGCCTTATCCTTTGATAAATATACCGGACAAAGGTGGGAAATTTCGGGAGATAAAAAGTTACAAATGTTAGAACGAGATCCTTGGTCTCCTCGATTTTATTTATCTCCTCCGTCAACCTATATGAATACCAAACGGGTGATTCAAAGTTATACCGCAGTCGCCGATTTACCCAATGTTATTCCCTCCTTATTTGCACCTAAATATCTTTATTTTCCCGCTAAAGAAATTGGTCAAGATCCCCAGAAAAATTTGCGATCGCCTATCGGATTACTCGAAGGATTGACCTATACTGTTATCTCAGAAGTTCCCGAACGCGATCGAACTAAGTTACGCAAAGTTGTTACAGACTATTCCGAGCAAATCAAAAAACTTTATCTCCAAATCCCCCCACAAATTGCCGAAAAAGTCCGTCAAAAAACCTTGGAACTATTAGCAAAATCCGAAAAGCCGCTAGAGTCTGTTTACGAAAAAGCCCTATTTTTAGCCCAAGAATTGAAACAAAAATATCGCCTTCAACCAGATTTACCCTTCTTTGATGACGCTGAAGATTTAGTGACTTCTTTTCTCTTTAAACATGAAGGAGGTTATCCCGATCATTTTTCAACAACCCTAACCATTATGTTACGGTCAATTGGCATTCCAGCGCGGTTAACCGTAGGATTTGGTCAGGGTCAATTTAATCCGTTTACGGGGTTTTATATTGTTAAGAATACCGATGCTTATGCCTTAACTGAGGTCTATTTTCCCCATGTGGGTTGGTATAGTTTTGATCCCATTCCAGGTCATGATTTAATTCCCCCTTCCTTTGAAGAAGATCAAACCTTTAGTGTCCTGAAACAATTTTGGAATTGGATAGCGGGTTGGTTGCCTTCTCCTATTGCTAATTTCCTAGCTATTCTGTGGACTAAAGTTCTAGGTGGTTTCTTTAGCTTTTTGTTATGGCTATGGCACTTTATTTCAGGGAGTTTAATAGGCGTTTTTGTCGGCTTAGTATTAACGATTATTGTAGGGTTTTTAGGGTGGTTAGGTTGGGGACAATTAGCAACATTAGGTTATCGTCGTCGCTTGGCTAAATTACCCCCAATGGCACGATTATATGAGCAGATGTTAGGAGTATTAAAAGAGAAAGGTTATCCCAAACATCCCGCACAAACTCCACTAGAATATGTTCAAGTTTCGCGTCAACATCAATCCTCAGAACAAGCAGACATTATTGAGGAAATTTCCCAAGCGTATGTCAGTTGGCGATATGGAGAAAATCCCCAAAATTTGGACTATTTAAAACAACAATTTCAAGCATTAATGCGAAGTTTAAAACGAGGTAAATCAAGTTCGTAA
- a CDS encoding Uma2 family endonuclease, whose translation MGIPEYWIIDYAALGGRNFIGTPKQPTVSIYQLVEGEYQQNQFTDQNPILSRTFPNLNLTVGQLIDINQ comes from the coding sequence ATGGGTATCCCTGAATATTGGATTATTGACTATGCTGCTTTAGGAGGACGCAATTTTATTGGTACTCCCAAACAACCAACGGTATCAATTTATCAATTAGTTGAAGGAGAATATCAACAAAATCAGTTTACAGATCAAAATCCGATCCTATCTCGAACCTTTCCTAACTTAAATTTAACCGTTGGACAACTGATTGATATTAATCAATAA
- a CDS encoding Uma2 family endonuclease: MVQTSTQLITFNDFIAWYPDTGQHYELHDGVIVEMPKPTGQHSRITGFLIEELILNIIQMGKRGIWTIPKDCIVKTSNPKSGYEPDIIILNQEVMSHELRWKSELIIEKAEFC, from the coding sequence ATGGTTCAAACCTCAACTCAACTTATTACCTTTAACGATTTTATCGCGTGGTATCCCGATACAGGCCAACATTATGAACTCCATGATGGAGTTATTGTCGAAATGCCTAAACCCACTGGACAACATTCAAGGATCACAGGGTTTTTAATTGAGGAATTAATCTTGAATATCATCCAAATGGGAAAGCGGGGAATTTGGACAATTCCTAAAGACTGTATTGTGAAAACCAGTAACCCAAAATCAGGCTATGAACCCGATATTATTATTCTAAATCAAGAAGTAATGAGCCATGAGCTACGATGGAAAAGTGAATTGATTATTGAAAAAGCTGAGTTCTGTTAA
- the cofG gene encoding 7,8-didemethyl-8-hydroxy-5-deazariboflavin synthase subunit CofG — MSRIITYSPAYTLVPTYECFNRCTYCNFRVDPGQDSWLTIPQAKTILQQLQNQGISEILMLSGEVHPQSSKRKAWLQRIYDLCELALSLGFLPHTNAGPLSFAEMETLKQVNVSMGLMLEQLTPKLLETVHKNAPSKVPELRLQQLEWAGQLKIPFTTGLLLGIEETLLDCWESLEAIATLHQQYGHIQEVILQPHSPGQQQSFVAPPFNLSQLPEIIAKARDILPDTITLQIPPNLILDSHCLLDCLDAGVRDLGGISPKDEVNPNYAHLTHQALVQILNAKQWQLVPRLPIYPQYDSWLSPSLKQAIKPWRNNLVF, encoded by the coding sequence ATGTCTCGTATAATTACCTATAGTCCGGCCTATACTCTTGTTCCTACCTATGAATGTTTTAACCGTTGTACCTATTGTAATTTTCGAGTTGATCCGGGTCAAGATTCCTGGTTAACGATTCCTCAAGCTAAAACTATTTTACAACAACTTCAAAACCAAGGAATCAGCGAAATTTTAATGCTGAGTGGTGAAGTTCATCCCCAGTCATCCAAAAGAAAAGCCTGGTTACAGCGTATTTATGATCTGTGTGAATTAGCGTTGTCTCTAGGGTTTTTACCCCATACTAACGCGGGTCCGTTGAGTTTTGCTGAAATGGAAACCCTAAAACAAGTTAATGTTTCTATGGGGTTAATGTTAGAACAACTTACGCCTAAACTCTTAGAAACAGTTCATAAAAATGCCCCTAGTAAAGTTCCTGAATTACGTCTGCAACAGTTAGAATGGGCAGGACAATTAAAAATTCCTTTTACTACGGGTCTTTTGTTAGGGATTGAGGAAACTCTATTAGATTGTTGGGAAAGTTTGGAGGCAATTGCTACCCTTCATCAACAATATGGACATATCCAAGAAGTCATTTTACAACCCCATAGTCCAGGTCAGCAACAAAGTTTTGTTGCCCCTCCTTTTAACCTCTCCCAACTGCCGGAAATTATTGCTAAAGCTAGGGACATTTTACCCGATACCATCACCTTACAAATTCCCCCTAATTTAATTCTAGATTCTCACTGTTTACTTGATTGTTTAGATGCAGGGGTTAGAGATCTTGGAGGAATTAGTCCCAAAGATGAAGTTAACCCTAATTACGCCCATTTAACTCATCAAGCATTAGTTCAGATTTTGAACGCTAAACAATGGCAATTAGTCCCTCGTTTACCGATTTATCCTCAGTATGATTCTTGGTTATCACCCTCTTTAAAACAAGCCATTAAACCTTGGAGAAATAACCTTGTTTTCTAA